The following DNA comes from Vigna radiata var. radiata cultivar VC1973A unplaced genomic scaffold, Vradiata_ver6 scaffold_324, whole genome shotgun sequence.
TGGATCACCTTCTTCTCCGCGCGAGAGGAAAACGAACTCGGTGAGACGCAAGCTTCGTTTCACCAGCGAGACCAGGACCGTCAGACGTCGCCATCGTTAACCGGCGGTGGCGTTTCCAGCCAAAACNTCGGATCTCCTCCTCCACCTCTCTTTCGCGTGAGAGAAGCTCTCCCTCCTCCGTCGAACATCGCCTGAGCGAACCCAGGCGCCTCGAACCAGGATTCCGTCGGCGCTGCGAATCGCGACCAAGGTTGTCGCCGGAATTTGTTTCCTCATCGACACCACCAGCACCATTCTCCCTTCTCCATTCACTAATCCTCTCCCTCAAATGCCAAATGCCTCCAGCAACATCACCGCCGATACCGAGGACGAAAGcacttttccttctcttcttctcattTCCTTTTCAATATTGTTCATTTGAATGTTGTTCTGTTGATGGAAGTTTCTTCCACTGGGATGTTTTGGGTTAAATCTGATGGGATTTTGTTTTGCAGGTCATAGAGGACATTGAGCATGGAGCTCGAGATGTCAATCTAGAGGGAAGGCGCTGGGTGTAATGGTTGTTCAAAGGATAGAGCTTAGAATCTGGGTTTTGGTTTGTTCAATCTGCTTGATGGAGGTAGAAGATGGTGTAGCGTTTCCTATTCCGATATATGCtgatatgaaaattatttatgtttatcttttatttacatGCCTTTCTGGACATTTCTGGATGTGAGCAAAGAGGGTATTGGGGTCTTGNTGTTGGGGATATATGCCTATGCCTATGTTTCTATGTAGTTTATAAGTGATGAAATTTGNAGGCCTTGAAACAACCATATACAAGCAAACGAGCACAACCATATACATGtattattcattcatatctGATTCATTAAACAGATGCCTTCACATACGATCAAGTTCAGAGACTATGACTTACCTCCGCCGCTTTAAACGAACCAGTGAAAGTAAATGGCTCTCTTCTCCTTTGACCGTGAGGTCCGCTCCTCTTG
Coding sequences within:
- the LOC111240966 gene encoding uncharacterized protein LOC111240966, producing the protein MLNVLYDVLGIGGDVAGGIWHLRERISEWRRENGAGGVDEETNSGDNLGRDSQRRRNPGSRRLGSLRRCSTEEGELLSREREVEEEIRXFGWKRHRRLTMATSDGPGLAGETKLASHRVRFPLARRRR